The genomic window CAGACGACCTCGGTCGTCATGGAAGGAACAAGGATAAGATATGAGCAAACGCTGGCGTAGGCTGACGGACAACGAAATCAAAATGGCAAAGCTGATTTTTGCCGACAGCATTGATTACGCCTGCGTCAAAATTTATCGCGGCATTCCTTGTCTGCCTACCATGCAGGTTGCCGTTTCGCCCAATGGGAACATCTATTTCCCGCGTAATAACTGCCCTGACGACTTCGCCCTTGCTTCCGCGTCCTATCAAATATGGATGATTCATGAATTGACCCATGTTTGGCAGTATCAGCAAGGCTTTAAAACTTGGTTGGGCGGATTATTTTTGTTCGTCAGCGGAGGTTACCGTCA from Neisseria sp. DTU_2020_1000833_1_SI_GRL_NUU_006 includes these protein-coding regions:
- a CDS encoding type IV secretion protein Rhs, encoding MSKRWRRLTDNEIKMAKLIFADSIDYACVKIYRGIPCLPTMQVAVSPNGNIYFPRNNCPDDFALASASYQIWMIHELTHVWQYQQGFKTWLGGLFLFVSGGYRHRRAYLYPKLSDICHFSMLNMEQQADLLAHYYASCYLKGNIYNAQNQTFQSVLKSFIDDPCQKEWLPQCRFYRKNKRI